A section of the Deltaproteobacteria bacterium genome encodes:
- a CDS encoding UbiD family decarboxylase produces MLYNDLRGWMQKVDEFGELKTVEGCDWKYEMGAVTEVYARNPPYSAILFDKIKDYPAGHRVLVGVHHQSLKRQCLTTHLPLDYDRNQFIQAWRKRLNNPTYIAPRVVDSGPVMENVYEGSDIDLYKLPVPHWHEQDGGRYIGTAHLVITRDMDEGWVNIGCYRVMVHDKNTLALYISPGKQGRIIRQKYFDAGRPCPVAISFGDDPLLLTAAANSLPWGKSEYDYAGGIRGEAVDVIIGKHTGLPTPAFSEITIEGECLPDQQRREGPYGEWTGYYASGERTEPIIKVKRLMHRTNPILTGAPSSRPPGGSDDNLVRSAFIWDHMEKAGVPDIRGVACFQGRFFTAVSIKQRYPGHAKQAGMIAAQCGAGAYLGRYIVVVDDDIDPYDMNDVLWAMCTRSDPANDTDFIRRAWSGPLDPVIPKDKKGFSTRAVIDATRPYEWMKDYPMASGSSEEMKALAVKKYGKFFA; encoded by the coding sequence ATGCTCTACAACGATTTACGCGGCTGGATGCAAAAGGTCGACGAGTTCGGCGAACTCAAAACCGTCGAAGGTTGCGACTGGAAATATGAGATGGGCGCGGTGACGGAAGTTTACGCGCGCAATCCGCCCTACTCGGCAATTCTCTTCGACAAAATCAAAGACTACCCCGCCGGCCATCGCGTGCTGGTCGGCGTCCATCATCAATCGCTCAAGCGCCAATGCCTGACCACCCATCTGCCCCTCGACTACGATCGCAATCAATTCATACAAGCCTGGCGCAAACGTTTGAACAACCCGACTTATATCGCGCCGCGCGTGGTCGACAGCGGACCGGTGATGGAGAACGTTTACGAAGGCAGCGATATCGATCTCTATAAATTGCCGGTGCCGCACTGGCACGAACAAGACGGCGGCCGCTACATCGGCACGGCGCATCTGGTGATCACCCGCGACATGGACGAAGGCTGGGTCAACATCGGCTGCTACCGCGTCATGGTGCACGATAAAAATACTTTGGCGCTCTACATATCCCCCGGCAAACAAGGGCGCATCATCCGGCAGAAATACTTCGACGCCGGCCGTCCTTGCCCGGTGGCGATCAGCTTCGGTGACGATCCGTTGCTGCTCACCGCCGCGGCGAATAGTTTGCCCTGGGGAAAATCCGAGTACGATTATGCCGGCGGCATTCGCGGCGAAGCGGTCGACGTGATCATAGGCAAACACACCGGATTGCCGACGCCGGCGTTTTCGGAAATCACCATCGAAGGCGAATGTCTGCCCGATCAGCAACGGCGCGAAGGCCCCTACGGCGAATGGACCGGCTACTACGCCAGCGGCGAGCGCACCGAACCGATCATCAAAGTGAAGCGGCTGATGCACAGAACCAACCCGATCCTCACCGGCGCGCCGTCGTCGCGCCCGCCCGGCGGCTCGGACGACAATCTCGTGCGCTCGGCATTTATCTGGGACCACATGGAAAAAGCCGGCGTGCCGGATATCCGCGGCGTCGCTTGTTTTCAAGGACGGTTCTTCACCGCCGTGTCGATCAAGCAACGCTATCCCGGCCACGCCAAGCAAGCCGGCATGATCGCCGCCCAATGCGGCGCCGGCGCTTATCTTGGCCGCTACATCGTCGTGGTCGACGACGACATCGATCCCTACGACATGAACGACGTGCTCTGGGCCATGTGCACGCGCTCCGATCCGGCCAACGACACCGACTTCATCCGCCGCGCCTGGTCCGGCCCCCTCGACCCGGTGATCCCGAAAGATAAAAAAGGCTTCAGCACGCGCGCCGTCATCGACGCGACCCGGCCGTATGAGTGGATGAAAGATTACCCGATGGCGTCGGGATCGAGCGAGGAGATGAAAGCGCTGGCGGTGAAGAAATACGGAAAGTTCTTTGCGTAA
- a CDS encoding ABC transporter substrate-binding protein: MLQQAACKILNGGFSVRFASAIAIFTLLLFSANALAQSKPERLRIGYAARAVAHSVPFVSKEAGFFAEEGINAEIIHTAGSIAPMALAANEVDMTIMSAYLMIPVSAQNRDIVMLGGFSRYATMVFVARPEIKSAQDLRGKIVGIQRPGDAYEKSARFALKHIGLDADKDVKMLSLGSNDVMWSALNTGKVAATVLSPPGTLFARKAGMNLMVDLTDLKLEYQGSTITARRSLMQKNPQLVTRALRAIIRGVHLFKTRKEEAIRILSKFLGTKDPDGLLESWEYAAKMPAKPFAVESAVQAVLDHLSESQPKFGQFKPAEFIDARLLSEIDKSGYIDKLYAGQAR, encoded by the coding sequence ATGCTTCAACAAGCGGCTTGCAAAATATTAAACGGAGGTTTTAGCGTGCGATTCGCTTCAGCGATTGCCATTTTCACTTTATTGCTCTTTTCAGCCAACGCTTTGGCGCAGAGCAAGCCGGAGCGGTTGCGCATCGGCTACGCCGCCCGGGCAGTGGCCCATTCGGTGCCGTTCGTGTCGAAAGAGGCGGGCTTCTTCGCAGAAGAGGGAATCAACGCCGAGATCATTCACACCGCCGGTTCCATCGCGCCCATGGCGCTGGCCGCCAACGAAGTCGATATGACGATCATGTCGGCCTACTTGATGATCCCGGTGTCGGCGCAGAATCGCGATATCGTCATGCTCGGCGGGTTTTCACGCTACGCGACCATGGTCTTCGTCGCCCGGCCCGAGATCAAGAGCGCGCAGGATTTACGCGGCAAGATCGTCGGCATCCAACGGCCGGGCGATGCCTACGAGAAAAGCGCGCGCTTCGCTTTGAAACATATCGGTTTGGATGCCGACAAAGATGTGAAGATGTTGTCTTTGGGCAGCAACGACGTGATGTGGAGCGCGCTCAACACCGGCAAGGTCGCAGCGACGGTTCTTTCGCCGCCGGGGACGCTATTCGCGCGCAAGGCGGGCATGAACTTGATGGTCGATCTCACCGATTTGAAATTGGAATACCAAGGCTCGACGATCACGGCGCGCCGTTCGCTGATGCAGAAAAATCCCCAACTGGTGACGCGGGCGCTGCGGGCGATTATTCGCGGCGTGCATCTATTCAAAACCCGCAAGGAAGAGGCCATCCGCATCCTGAGCAAATTTCTCGGCACTAAAGACCCCGATGGTTTGCTCGAATCTTGGGAATACGCCGCCAAGATGCCGGCGAAACCGTTCGCGGTGGAGAGCGCCGTGCAAGCGGTGCTCGATCACTTGAGTGAGAGCCAGCCAAAGTTCGGCCAATTCAAGCCGGCGGAGTTTATCGACGCGCGCTTGCTCAGCGAGATCGATAAAAGCGGCTACATCGACAAACTCTACGCCGGCCAGGCGCGCTAG